One genomic segment of Sebastes fasciatus isolate fSebFas1 chromosome 17, fSebFas1.pri, whole genome shotgun sequence includes these proteins:
- the med10 gene encoding mediator of RNA polymerase II transcription subunit 10, whose protein sequence is MAEKFDNLEEHLEKFIENIRQLGIIVSDFQPSSQAGLNQKLNFMISGLQDIEKCRQQLHEINVPLEVFEYIDQGRNPQLYTKECLERALARNEQVKGKIDTMTKFKSLLISELGKVFPEEMVKYKAIHGEDAPS, encoded by the exons ATGGCTGAGAAGTTTGATAATCTGGAGGAGCATCTGGAGAAATTCATCGAGAATATTCGACAATTGGGGATAATAGTGAGCGACTTCCAGCCGAGCAGCCAGGCAGGACTCAACCAGAAACT GAACTTCATGATATCTGGACTTCAAGACATCGAGAAGTGCCGTCAGCAGCTTCATGAGATCAACGTGCCGCTGGAGGTGTTTGA ATACATCGACCAAGGTCGAAACCCTCAGCTGTACACCAAGGAATGTCTGGAGAGAGCCTTGGCGAGGAACGAGCAGGTCAAAGGGAAGATTGACACTATGACG AAATTCAAGAGCCTTCTAATCTCCGAGCTCGGCAAAGTGTTTCCAGAGGAGATGGTAAAGTACAAGGCTATACATGGAGAAGATGCTCCCTCCTAG